The Terriglobales bacterium sequence CAGACGCGCACCCGAGGCTCCGGTGAGCCGGGCATCCGGACGACGGGCGTAAAGGTGGACGACCACCAACGTGGCCAGGAACGTCCAGAAGAGCACACCGAGACCGCCGATGGGAGCGATCATGGCGGCGATAGCGGCCAGGATACCGGCGATGATGATGCTGCGCCGCGCCGCGCCCCAGGCGATGGCGGGGCGGAAGACGGGCTGGGCCGGCGGCTGGATCTCGTCCGGGGTCCCCGGGGGCAGAGGCACAGTTGCCGATCCCCCGGCGGCAACGCGGATCTGCGGAGCGCCGCACTGCGGACAGAAAGGAGCCCCTTCCGCAATCAGGGCGCCGCAGCGATGACAGGGATGATCCACTAGCTCACGTTAGCGCACGCCTCGGCGGGACGCAACTCGCGCTAGGTCCTTCCCCTTCGAAGACTCAGGGTCAGGATATCGCCTGCGGGCTCCCGCTCGGCTGCACCTCGCTCACGCCCGCAAAAGGGCTCAAGTTATCGCACGCATCGGCGGGGGCACAACTCGGTGAGATCCTTCGCGCTGACGCGCTCAGGATATCGGCTGCGGGCTCCCGCTCGGCTGCGCCTCGCTCACGCCCGCAAAACGCCTCTACATCGTTTCGCGTTCTTTGCCGCGGGTTTGAATGTAGATGAGGGCGAACTGGGTCGCCTTTCCTCTTGGCCGGATCGAGACCACATGCTGGGCGTCACCCTTGCCGACGCCCATCTCGTATTTATCGGGTTCGCTCTTGGAACTCTCGCACTTCACCGACTTGCCGTCCTTCCCGTAGTCCAGATCCAGGTCGCCGCGGCATTCCACCACCTCGCCGTACTTCGACAGCGCCTTACGGTAAAAATCCTTCAACTTGTCCGCGGAATCGTCGGACTCGTACTTTGCGGCTACGACCTTCAGCCCGAAACCGGCGAAGCCCAGATTGACGTTGGCCTTAGAGGTGTTGTCATGCTCCTCGGGTGCGGCCTCCCGGGCGCCGGGGTAGATGGGCAGTCCGGTGTCTGGTGCCTTGACGTGCTCGTTGGTCGCGACATGCATGGAGCCGATGGGCGAGTCGATGTCCACCTTGTCGCCCTTCTTTTCTTCGCTTTTCTTGCTCTGGATGCTGCAGGCGGAGAGAAAAAGCCCCAGGAATGCGGCGAATACCAAGATCTTGTTAGCGCTCGACATGACGTACTCCTCCGTTGCGGCTGACCAGCGGGGGACGGTCGAGTCCGGCGCCGCGCGCCGCGATGCCCGGGACCGAGACGGGCAGCCGGCCGTGGATGGGGATCTCGCCGAACAGCGCCTTGACGGCAGCGGTCTCCGAGACCGTCGTGCTGGAGAAGGTGCAGAGGTAGTTTTCCACGCCGGAAAAGCCCGAAGCCACGTAGGGGCTGCCCAGGGACACGACCACCGTCTTGGCGCCGGCCCGCTCCAGCAAGCGCTGAAGGAGAGCGGCGGGAGCATCGCCCATGGCTACGGAATTGGTCAGCTTGCCTTGCACGCGGATCATTCTCCCGGCGCTGGGAAAGGAAACGATGCCGACGATGACGGTGCGCGCCTGCTGCGCGGCCTCGAGCACCGTGGCGCTCAGGCCGGCGGCGGTGCGCGGGTCCACGTAAATCAACCTGGCATCGGGAACCCGGCTCTTCAGCTCGGGCTCGAAGCGGCTGTCGCCCTCGTCGCGGGTGCTGTCGGAAAAGAACACGGCGAGGACGCGGCTGCCTGCCTCTCCTCCCTGTTGGTACGCCGGAAGCGCCGGGTGGGTTCCATTTTTCTTGATGGGCAGGACCTGGCCGTTCTCGCGCACCAGGGTGACGGCCTCGTCAGCCACCTGCTGGCCCAGGGCCATACTGGCGGGCTGCGCCACGGTACTCGCCAGCGCATGGATATCGACTTGCCGGGTCTTGTGCAGATCGAGGGCCGCTTTGGCGCGCAAGACCTTCAGGACGGAGTCGTCGATCTGCGCCTCGGGGATCTCGCCATTGCGCACCGCTGCCACCACCGCGTTGAAGGCAGCCTCCAGGTCGGCGGGCAGCAGCACCATGTCGTTGCCGGCTTTGAGGGCCTCCACCGCCGCCCGGCCGGGCTGGCCAGAAAACAGGCGCGTGACCCCGCCCATATCCATGGCATCGGTGACCACCAGTCCCTTGAAGCCGAGCTGATCTTTCAACAACCCGGTGGTGATCGCGCGGGAGACAGTGGCCACGCGATTGGGGTCGGGATCCAGCGCCGGGACGGTGACATGGGCGGTCATCACCGCGTCTACGCCGGCGTCGATGGCGGCGCGAAAGGGCGCCAGCTCAATGTGCTCCAGGTGCTCGCGGCTGCCGGTGACCTGGCCGACCCCGAGGTGCGTATCCGTGCTCACGTCGCCGTGGCCGGGGAAGTGCTTGGCCGTGGTCAGGATCCCGGCATCGCGTGCGGCATCGATGTAGGCGGCGTCAAGTTCGCCCACCTGGGCCGGGTCCTCGCCGAATGAGCGGGTGTTGATGATGGGGTTGTCGGGAGCGGAGTTCACGTCGGCAATGGGGAACAGGTTCCACTGCACACCGATGGCGCGCGCCTCCTGGCCGACGACACGGGCCATGGCAGCCGCGTACTCCCGCTTGCCGGTGGCGGCGAAAGCCATGGGGTGGGGAAAGTTGGTGGTGCCATAGAAGCGCATGGAGAGGCCGCGCTCGAAATCCGCTGCGACCAGAAGCGGCAGTTCGGCGTCAGCCTGCAGATGATTGGTGAACATCGCCGCTTCGTAGGGCTGGCTTTTGTAGACCACCGGGCCGTCGGAAGGGATGGTCAGCAGCACCGCGCCGAGGTGATAGCGCTGGATCTGGTCGCGAAGGCGGGCGTAGTCCGGGTCGGCGGTGTTGTAGAAGCGGGTCAGCGCTCGGACCATGAACAGCTGTCCGACCTTCTGCTCCAGAGACAGTCTCTTCAGGGTCTTTTCAGCCCACTTGTTCCCGTCCATGGTGAGCTGCACCGGGCCGGGCCTCTGGAACTTGTCTTCTGCGGCGCAAAGGGAGGCAAAGAGCAGCAGCACCGCCGTCAACCGCGAGAGCATGGCTGACAAGAGTACAGAGTTCGGAGGGCAGAGTACAGAGCACAGAATGTCAGCAACACGCGGTGTATTTCTTACCTGGGGGACGGCAAGAAGCTGCCCGCTGCAAGCGTTCCAGATGGTGACAAAGCGCCGTCACGGTAACTCCCGGCAACAACGCCAACGCACCTGACCTGGTGTTCACCGGATGCCAGCCGTAAATCCTCGATAACCAAGGCGTGGCCTCGGCCACGCCTTTTTCGTTTGTCACAGTTCCTCGACGATCAAGGGGACGGCCCGCGCCTGGATCTCGGGGTCGTCGCCGAAGCCTTTGAACCAGCGTACGCCGGGCTCGCGGCGGAACCAGGTCATCTGCCGCTTGGCGTAATTGCGGTGGGCCTGCTGCGCCGCCCACACGGCCAGCTTGCGGTCGCTCTCCCCCCGCAGGTATTGCACCGCCTGCTTGTAGCCGAGCGACGCCAGCGGAGCGACGGAGGAGCCGTACGTGTCGAGAATCCGTTTCGTCTCCTCGAGCAAGCCATCCTCGAACATGCGGGCGGCGCGCTGGTTGATGCGGGTGTAAAGCTGGTTGCGGTCGGGATCGAGGCCGAGGCGCAGGATGCGGAAGCCAGTGAGCGGGTCGCGGCCGCGTTTCCACAGCTCCGACATGCGCTGGCGGGCCAGCAGGCAGACCTCGACGGCGCGGATCACCTTGGGCTCGTCGTTGGGGTGGATGGAGGCGGCAGCGGCCGCGTCGAGCCGGCGCAGGATGCGGTGCAGGTACGCGGGCCCGCGCGCCCCGGCGCGCGCCCGCAAGCGCTCGCGGAGTTCCTCGGAGCGCGGCGGCCCGGAGAACAATCCCTCCAGCAGCGCGCGCAGATAGAGCCCGGTGCCGCCCACTACGATGGGCAACCGGCCGCGCTGCTTGATGTCGTCGAGCACCCGCCGCGCGGCACGCGCGTAGTCGCCGGCGGTGAATACCTGGTCAGGGGCGAGCAGATCGAGCAGGTGATGGGGGGCGCGGGCTCGCTCCGCGGGCGATGGCTTGGCGGTGCCGATCTCGAACTCGCGGTAGAGCGCGACGGAGTCGCAGTTCACGATCTCGCCCTGGAAACGCTCGGCCAGAGCCAGAGACAGCGCGGTCTTGCCGCTGGCAGTCGGACCCACGATGGCCACCAGGAGCGGTTCCTTCGCCATCAGCGGGCGCTCCAGTGGATGAGCCGTCCGAAGCGGACCACCAGCAGCACAAGGATGAGCAGGGCGATGATCAGCGCCCCGAGGACCTGTTGCCGTGCGGCGCGCACGGCATCATTGTAGCGGCAAGGCCGGTGATACACTCGCGACCGATGGCCGAAGGCAGTCGCAAATCGATCCGCTTCGGGCTCTACGAGGTGGATCCCGCCAGCGGCGAGCTGCGCAAGAACGGCGCCAAGGTGCGCTTGCAGGAGCAGCCCTTCCAGGTGCTGCTGGCGCTGCTGGAGCGTCCTGGCGAGGTGGTGACGCGCGAGGACCTGCGCCAGCGGCTGTGGCCCGCCGACACCTTCGTGGACTTCGACCACAGCCTGAACACCGCCATCAACAAGCTGCGCGACGCGCTGGGAGACACGGCGGGCAATCCGCGGTTCATCGAGACCCTGGCGCGGCGCGGCTATCGCTTCATCGCGCCGGTGCAGAGCGATGCCGGCGAGCTTGAGGCGCCTGCCGTGGCCCTGCCGGCGAGCCCGGAGCAGCCGGTCCCGGCCGACGCCCTGCCGCGTCCCCACCGCGGGCTGGTGCGGACGCTCTTTCTCCTGCTCCAGGTCATGTACCTGGTCTTTTACATCGAGGCGCTGGCGCGGCCGGAGCGGGTGCAGCAGATCGCGGCGCTGACCCTCGGGGCGGGCACCGCGGTGCTGACCGTGGTGGTGATCACCGCCGTCATCGGCATCCCCATGCGGCTGTACCTGCTGACCGCCGTGGCCTTCGATTACCGTCTGCTGGGGGAGAAATTCCGGCGGCTGTTCCCGCTGCTGTTCGTGATGGACGTGATCTGGGCGCTATCGCCCTTGCTCATCGCTCACAAGATCGGCCTGGGCCTGGCGCTGGCCGCCTCCGCTGCGCTGCTCTACGTGCCGTTCTCCCAGCGGACGCTGATCAGGATGGGATATCCCGCTACTCCAATAGGTCTGCTCAACCTGATGTGAGATACCGGAGCACCTGCAATTGCAACTCGACAATCAGAAACCCTTCAAAGGTCGCAAATGCTGCGAAGAGGATACCCGAAAGCTGAGCAATAGTTGGACGGAGTCCGATCAACACCGCGAGGTGGACAATACCGCCAAATAGAACACACGCAACTACCTGAGCAGCCCTCGCTCCCAACCTTCGTGTTTGTCGCGCTATGAAGTATCCAAGTAGGCCAGTGGTATAGACCGCACGCAGCGTGAACTTCGACGGCAACCACATCTTTAGACCATGACCCTCTGAATAAGAAAGATCTGCCACTATAACGGCGACGATTCCAAGCCCAACGCCCAAGTAAATAAGATTGTCGCGAGTGCTCTGTTTCATCCAGCGCAATTGTCACTGCGGGGAATGAAAATCGCAAGGATCAACAAATGTGTTTCCCGCCGTTTGTCGCGCAGAGGCGGCGCGCCAAAAGACGGGCACCCGCAGCTAGCGTAGTTCGCCGCGCTCGGGGTTGTAGTAGAAGCGGCAGCGGATGGAAAGGAACTGTCCGGGGAAGCCGGAGGGCAGAGGCGGGAACGGGTTGGAGCCGGTGATGCCGCCCCAAGCGGCGCGGTCGAGGGCCACATCCCCGGAAGGGCCGTAGAGTTTCATGCCGGCCACGCTGCCGTCGCGGAGGATGGCAAAATCAATGGCTACCTTGCCGTGCTTGCGCAGGGGAGGGTAGGCGCTCTCCGGGATGCCGGCCATCCAGTGGTCCTGGATGATGTGGCGGATGCGCGCCAGGTAGGGCGAGAAGTCGAAGCCCATGGTGTCGCTGAGGATGTCCACGTCACCACCCAGGCTGGCGCCATTCCGGTTCATGCCCAAGCCATAATCACCGGCCTCACCGGCGCTGCCGCCCACCCCGTGGGTCTGGGCGACGGCGCGAGCCGCCCGGTCGATCTCCGAGCCGGGAGCTCTTTGCCCGACGGAGAAGTTCGGCGTGGTGGGCTCACGGTTGGCGATAGGCGGAGCCTCCAGGTGGGCCAATTGGTTGGCCGGCGGAGTCTGAGGCGGCGCGGCCATCGCCGAAGCCGGCGGGGCCTGCGGCCCAGGAGCGCCGGGGCGTCCTTCGCGGCGGCTGTCGCGCAGCTCGTCCAGGGTTTTGCGGTCGATGCTGGGACGGCGCGACATGGCCACCCGGTCCTTATCGGAAAGCACGTGGGTCTCGGGCGGCCGGGCCGGCTTCTGGGTGTCGTGCGGCAGGTCGAGGAAGGTGAGCTCGCGGCTGCGCATCAAGTCGGCCGGAGTCGCCAGCAGCACGGGGTGCAGCCTCGGCAGCCACTTAGGAGAGAGCAGCAGGACGATGAAGAACACCAGGTGGAGGATGATGGAGAGAAAGGCGGCTTCGCGCAGGCGGGAACGCGAGCGTTCGTCGTCGAACTCGACCACGAACACCGGGACGACGTGGAGATCGGGCGCGCCCTTCGCTGCGGTGCGCGTCACTTCGCTGGTTGCCATCCGTGTACTGCCCGCCCTCTTCCCGAAAACACTCCTGCCGGAGCGGATGCGGTAAGCGGAATCCTGGCTGCTATTTTCTCACCAAATCAGCCCGCCCGCCGGGGAGAGGGAGAGAAATCGAATCCCCTACAACCCCTTTCAGGCAGGATTGTTGCGGGCGGCGGGCGGGGGGACCAGGGCCTCCAGGCGAAGTCGCCGGCTGTGCTCCCGGATGGCTGCCAGCACGTCCAGGGCTACGGCCAGCGCGCGGCGGCCGTCCTCGAGGCCCACCAGCGGCTTGGAGCGGCTGCGGACCGCGTCCAGGAAGGCGCGCAGCTCCGCCTTCAGGGGCTCTTCCGCAACCACCGGCGGTTTCTGCATGGAGATGCCGGGATTGGCCGAGGGCAGCAGCTCGCCGGGCACGGCGGCGGCTTTCGACGGGTCCACACTGAACACCATCAGGTCCTGCCGGGTGTAGTCGATGGAGATGTACTGGTGGGGCTGGAAGAAGCGCAGCTTGCGCACCCGCTCGGTGGAAACCCGGCTGGCGGTGAAGTTGGCGACGCAGCCGGAGTCGAATTCCATGCGCACGTTGGCGATATCCACCCGCTCGGAGAGGATGGGCAGGCCGACAGCGCGGATCTCCTTGACCGGGGAATCCACGAAGGAGAGCACGACGTCGAGGTCGTGGATCATCAGGTCGAGCACCACATCCACGTCCAGGGAACGCGGGGTGAAGACGCTGAGCCGGTGGACCTCGAAGAAGAGCGGGCGGGTGAGCAGCGGAACCGTGGCGCGCACCGCCGGATTGAACCGCTCCAGGTGGCCCACTTGCACCACGCGACCGGTGCGCTGCGCCAGGCGGATGAGCTCGTCGGCCTCGTCGAGCGAAGCGGCCAGCGGCTTCTCGATGAGCAGGTCGATGCCGGCCTCCAGGAGCTCGCGGGCGACCGCCAGGTGGTGCACGGTGGGGACGGCGACCGAAACCGCATCCACGGTCCCCTTCAGCGCGGCCAGCGAAGAGAGCACCGGCACGCCGAAGCGCTGGCCGGCGGCCGCCGCGGCGGCGGCATCGGAGTCCAGCACCCCGATGAGTTGCACGCCTCCCTGCTGGGCGAGCTCGCGATACACCCGGGCATGATTGCGCCCGAACGCACCCACTCCGACCACGGCCACGCGGATTGTCCCCTCTGGCGGCAAAGGAGGATTCTACCAGCCGATTTCCACAATCCGGCCCTCGGGATGACGCATCGAAGAGGTGTAGTCTCACAAGAGAATCGCCGGCGCAGACGGCCACGCGGCGAATCAATCGTCTAACGGTATAATCAACGGCCGAACCAAGGAGGATTCGATGGCCCATGCATTGCCGGAACTGCCTTATGACTTCGCGGCGCTCGAACCGCATATCGACGCCAAGACCATGGAGATCCATCACGACAAGCACCACGGCGCCTACGTCAGCAACCTGAACGCCGCCCTGGAAAAGCACCCGGAACTGGAGCAGAAGTCCGTCGAGGAGCTGCTGCGCTACCTCAGCAGTGTGCCCGAGGACATCCGCACCGCGGTGCGCAACAATGGCGGCGGGCACGCCAACCACTCGATGTACTGGGTGATCATGGCGCCCCAGGCCGGCGGCCCCGCCAGCGGCAAAGTCGGGGACGCCATCAAGGACGCGTTCGGCGGCTTCAGCCAGTTCCAGGAGAAATTCAACGACGCCGGCGCCAAGCGCTTCGGCAGCGGCTGGGTGTGGCTGGTAGGGAACAAGAGCGGCAAGATCGAGATCATCTCCACCGCCAACCAGGACAGCCCGCTCACCGAGGGCCTGTATCCCATCATGGGCAACGACGTGTGGGAGCACGCCTACTACCTGAAGTACCAGAACCGCCGGCCTGAGTACTTGAAGGCCTGGTGGAACGTGGTGAACTGGGAAGCGGTGAACAAGCGATACGAGGAATTCCTGCGCAGCGTGAAGCAGGCCGCGGCGTAGTCGCTATTGATTGCCGTCATCCTGAGGGGCTTCAGCCTCGAAGGAGCTCGCGTGCGCCGCGCGAGATGCTTCGGCCCTAAAGGGCCTCAGCATGACGCCATCAATTTGCTCGTCAGTCTGCGATGACAGAGATGCCCGCGTCATCGGCGGCGCGGAGCATGGCATCGCCATCCAGCAGCAGGCACTTGCCGGCGTCCAGCGCCAGGCAGGTGGCGCCGGCATCGCGCATGGCTTCGATGGTAGGCAGGCCGACCACGGGGACGTCGAAGCGCATGTCCTGGCCCGGCTTCGCGACTTTTACCACCGTCAGTTCGCGGCTGAGCGTGGAGGCCGGCTCGGCCAGCGTCTTCATCAGCTCCCCGGCGCGGCGGATGGCGGCGTCGGTGCCTTCCATGGCCTCGACCGCGACGCAAGCCGATTCCGCGATGACCACCGTCTGCCCGATGTCGTATTGGGCCAAGTGGTGGGCGACGGCGCGGCCATACTCGATGTTCTTCCGTTCCTGATCTGACGGCTCGCGCTTGCTCAGCACGCCCGTGCGGGCCAGCAGCGGCTCGAGATAGGCGGTGGAGCTGAGCAGGGTGATGCCTTCGTCGGCCAGCACTTTGGCCACCCCGCCGATCAGGGAATCGGTGTTGCGCGTGCCCAGGGAAAGCAGCAGCTTGGCCAGGCGCCAGTCCGGCTTGATGCTGGAGAAGATCTGCTTGTGCTTCACCTGGCCGGCCATGATGGCTTGGGTCACGCCTTCCCTCTTGAAAGTCTCGATCAGCTTGGAGAGTTCGCCGAGCGAGAGCCAGTAGACCGCGGCGGCGCCGTGCTGCTCGATCTCCGGCCAAGTTTCTTCCTCGATGGCAGCGACGATGACCTCTGTGCCGCGCGCCTTGGCCGCCTGCAACAAGAGCAGCGGAAATCTACCGTTCCCTGCGATGAGGCCTAGTTTGTCCACTGGCCACTATTTAACCACGCCGCGCTCCGACGATTCGATGAAGCGGATCAGCATCTCCACATCCTCCCCGCGGTCGGGCTCCGCCTTGAGTCTCTCCAGCGCCTGCGAGGTGTTCAGCTTCGAGGCCAGCAGCAGCTTGTAGGCGTGGTGCACTTTGCGGATGCGCTCCTGGCTGAAGCCACGGCGTTCCAGGCCCACGGCGTTGATCCCGTAGGCGTGGGTATCGCGGTAGGCGGCGGTCTTGGAGAAGGGCAGCACGTCCTTGGTGATGGTGGTGCCGCCGCCGATATAGGCATGGGCCCCCACGCGCACGAACTGGTGCACCGGGCAGAGCGCGCCCACCACCGCCCACTCCTCGACGGTGACGTGTCCGCCGAGAGTGGCGGCATTGGCCATGATGACGTGGTCGGCGACGTGGCAGTCATGCGCGATGTGCGAGTACGCCATGATCAGGCAGTGGCTGCCGATGCGGGTGACGCCCCCGCCCCCCGCTGTCCCGCGGTTGATGGTGACGTACTCGCGGACGGTGTTGTGGTCGCCCATCTCCAGGAGCGTGGCCTCGCCCGCATACTTCAGGTCCTGAGGCGCCAGGCCGACGGCGGCGAAGGGGAAGAAACGATTGTGCGACCCGATCTTGGAAGGCCCGCCGAGGTGCACGTGGGAGACCAGCTCGCATTCCTCGCCCAGCTCCACGCCCTCTTCGATGACACAGTAGGGGCCGACCTTGCAACTATCGGGGACTCGGGCGCCGGGATCGACGATCGCGCTGCTGTGGATCATGGGTTGGGAGTAGGGGCCACCCGGTTGACCAGCTGGCAGCTGATGACGGCCTCGCAA is a genomic window containing:
- a CDS encoding glycoside hydrolase family 3 N-terminal domain-containing protein; amino-acid sequence: MLSRLTAVLLLFASLCAAEDKFQRPGPVQLTMDGNKWAEKTLKRLSLEQKVGQLFMVRALTRFYNTADPDYARLRDQIQRYHLGAVLLTIPSDGPVVYKSQPYEAAMFTNHLQADAELPLLVAADFERGLSMRFYGTTNFPHPMAFAATGKREYAAAMARVVGQEARAIGVQWNLFPIADVNSAPDNPIINTRSFGEDPAQVGELDAAYIDAARDAGILTTAKHFPGHGDVSTDTHLGVGQVTGSREHLEHIELAPFRAAIDAGVDAVMTAHVTVPALDPDPNRVATVSRAITTGLLKDQLGFKGLVVTDAMDMGGVTRLFSGQPGRAAVEALKAGNDMVLLPADLEAAFNAVVAAVRNGEIPEAQIDDSVLKVLRAKAALDLHKTRQVDIHALASTVAQPASMALGQQVADEAVTLVRENGQVLPIKKNGTHPALPAYQQGGEAGSRVLAVFFSDSTRDEGDSRFEPELKSRVPDARLIYVDPRTAAGLSATVLEAAQQARTVIVGIVSFPSAGRMIRVQGKLTNSVAMGDAPAALLQRLLERAGAKTVVVSLGSPYVASGFSGVENYLCTFSSTTVSETAAVKALFGEIPIHGRLPVSVPGIAARGAGLDRPPLVSRNGGVRHVER
- the miaA gene encoding tRNA (adenosine(37)-N6)-dimethylallyltransferase MiaA; translated protein: MAKEPLLVAIVGPTASGKTALSLALAERFQGEIVNCDSVALYREFEIGTAKPSPAERARAPHHLLDLLAPDQVFTAGDYARAARRVLDDIKQRGRLPIVVGGTGLYLRALLEGLFSGPPRSEELRERLRARAGARGPAYLHRILRRLDAAAAASIHPNDEPKVIRAVEVCLLARQRMSELWKRGRDPLTGFRILRLGLDPDRNQLYTRINQRAARMFEDGLLEETKRILDTYGSSVAPLASLGYKQAVQYLRGESDRKLAVWAAQQAHRNYAKRQMTWFRREPGVRWFKGFGDDPEIQARAVPLIVEEL
- a CDS encoding transcriptional regulator, translated to MAEGSRKSIRFGLYEVDPASGELRKNGAKVRLQEQPFQVLLALLERPGEVVTREDLRQRLWPADTFVDFDHSLNTAINKLRDALGDTAGNPRFIETLARRGYRFIAPVQSDAGELEAPAVALPASPEQPVPADALPRPHRGLVRTLFLLLQVMYLVFYIEALARPERVQQIAALTLGAGTAVLTVVVITAVIGIPMRLYLLTAVAFDYRLLGEKFRRLFPLLFVMDVIWALSPLLIAHKIGLGLALAASAALLYVPFSQRTLIRMGYPATPIGLLNLM
- a CDS encoding TonB family protein codes for the protein MATSEVTRTAAKGAPDLHVVPVFVVEFDDERSRSRLREAAFLSIILHLVFFIVLLLSPKWLPRLHPVLLATPADLMRSRELTFLDLPHDTQKPARPPETHVLSDKDRVAMSRRPSIDRKTLDELRDSRREGRPGAPGPQAPPASAMAAPPQTPPANQLAHLEAPPIANREPTTPNFSVGQRAPGSEIDRAARAVAQTHGVGGSAGEAGDYGLGMNRNGASLGGDVDILSDTMGFDFSPYLARIRHIIQDHWMAGIPESAYPPLRKHGKVAIDFAILRDGSVAGMKLYGPSGDVALDRAAWGGITGSNPFPPLPSGFPGQFLSIRCRFYYNPERGELR
- a CDS encoding Gfo/Idh/MocA family oxidoreductase yields the protein MAVVGVGAFGRNHARVYRELAQQGGVQLIGVLDSDAAAAAAAGQRFGVPVLSSLAALKGTVDAVSVAVPTVHHLAVARELLEAGIDLLIEKPLAASLDEADELIRLAQRTGRVVQVGHLERFNPAVRATVPLLTRPLFFEVHRLSVFTPRSLDVDVVLDLMIHDLDVVLSFVDSPVKEIRAVGLPILSERVDIANVRMEFDSGCVANFTASRVSTERVRKLRFFQPHQYISIDYTRQDLMVFSVDPSKAAAVPGELLPSANPGISMQKPPVVAEEPLKAELRAFLDAVRSRSKPLVGLEDGRRALAVALDVLAAIREHSRRLRLEALVPPPAARNNPA
- a CDS encoding superoxide dismutase, whose protein sequence is MAHALPELPYDFAALEPHIDAKTMEIHHDKHHGAYVSNLNAALEKHPELEQKSVEELLRYLSSVPEDIRTAVRNNGGGHANHSMYWVIMAPQAGGPASGKVGDAIKDAFGGFSQFQEKFNDAGAKRFGSGWVWLVGNKSGKIEIISTANQDSPLTEGLYPIMGNDVWEHAYYLKYQNRRPEYLKAWWNVVNWEAVNKRYEEFLRSVKQAAA
- the lpxI gene encoding UDP-2,3-diacylglucosamine diphosphatase LpxI (LpxI, functionally equivalent to LpxH, replaces it in LPS biosynthesis in a minority of bacteria.) — protein: MDKLGLIAGNGRFPLLLLQAAKARGTEVIVAAIEEETWPEIEQHGAAAVYWLSLGELSKLIETFKREGVTQAIMAGQVKHKQIFSSIKPDWRLAKLLLSLGTRNTDSLIGGVAKVLADEGITLLSSTAYLEPLLARTGVLSKREPSDQERKNIEYGRAVAHHLAQYDIGQTVVIAESACVAVEAMEGTDAAIRRAGELMKTLAEPASTLSRELTVVKVAKPGQDMRFDVPVVGLPTIEAMRDAGATCLALDAGKCLLLDGDAMLRAADDAGISVIAD
- the lpxA gene encoding acyl-ACP--UDP-N-acetylglucosamine O-acyltransferase, giving the protein MIHSSAIVDPGARVPDSCKVGPYCVIEEGVELGEECELVSHVHLGGPSKIGSHNRFFPFAAVGLAPQDLKYAGEATLLEMGDHNTVREYVTINRGTAGGGGVTRIGSHCLIMAYSHIAHDCHVADHVIMANAATLGGHVTVEEWAVVGALCPVHQFVRVGAHAYIGGGTTITKDVLPFSKTAAYRDTHAYGINAVGLERRGFSQERIRKVHHAYKLLLASKLNTSQALERLKAEPDRGEDVEMLIRFIESSERGVVK